The genomic window GGCGGCGAGACGTTCCCTGACGAGTGCGACGACGACCCGCTCACGCCGCAGGAGAAGGTCCTCGCGTACATGATGTTCGATCTGACGACGTGCATCTCGCCGCCGAACCAAACGTCCGGGAGCTGTACGCCGCAAACCTGTCAGCAACAGGGCTTCAACTGCGGCCAAGCCGCTGACGGCTGTGGTGGCGTGCTCTCCTGCGGAACCTGCAACGTCGCCGGTCAAACCTGCGGCGGCGGCGGAACACCCTTCCAGTGCGGCGGCAGCAGCGCCGGCTGCGTCCCCAAGACCTGCGTGCAGCAAGGCTACACATGCGGCCTGGCAGGCGACGGCTGCGGTGGCGTCATCTCCTGCGGCGTGTGCACGCCGCCACAATATTGCGGTGGCGGGGGCACCAACCAGTGCGGCTCATCGGGCATCGGCAGCTGCACGCCGACCACCTGCGCCGCGAAGAGGGTGAGCTGCGGTCCCCTTGGAGACGGCTGCGGCAAGCTTCTCAGCTGCGGCACGTGCCCGCCTAACCAAGCGTGCATCGGCGGCGCTTGCGTGGCGGGCGGCTGCGTCCCGCTCACCTGCGCCGGCATCGGCGCTCAGTGCGGCCCCATCGGCGACGGATGCGGCAATTTGGTCGACTGCGGCCCCTGCTTCAACGGGCAGGTCTGCGGCGGCGGAGGAACGCCCAACCAATGCGGCGGCGGCGTTCCGAAGTGATCGAGTAGCTACCAGCGAACGAGCGCCGAGCCCCAGTGGAGGCCGGCGCCGAGGGCGAGCATCATCGTCAAGTCGCCCCTCTTGAGCGAGCCGCCGCGGGTCATCGCATCAATGAGGATCGGCAACGTGGCGGCGCTCGTATTTCCAAATCGATCGATGTTCGAAGGCATTTTGCGGGAGGCACCCCGAGCTCGTCGCGGATGTGATCGTTGATGCGCGAGTTCGCTTGGTGCGCCAAGAACCAGTCGATGGACTCGGGCCGGGTGCCGGTCTTCTCCAGCAACGCGCGCGCCGACTTGGGCAGGCGGGTCACGGCGAACTTGAACAGCTCGCGTCCGTCCATCCGCGGCACGTGCTCTTGCGCCTCGAACATCTCGGCCTTCCAGTAAGGCCTCGTGCGGAAGCCTCCGCCGGGAACGTGGAGGAGCTTCGCGTAGCGACCGTCGGTGTGAAGGTCGATGCCACAAAGACCCGCGTCACGATCGGTCGCTCGAAACACGAGGGCCCCAGCGCCATCGCCGAACAGCACAGCGAGGTTGCGGTGGGCTGTTGCGCGCGCGCGCGCCTCAGGCGTGACTTCTCGCTGACTGTCGGCGTCGAGCGCGTCCCAGTCTTCCCACGGCATGAAGCCGGCGTGCGCTTCCGCACCAACGAAGAGAATCGTCTTGGCGGCCCCTGACTTGATGAGCCCGTCGACGAGCTGCAAGCCGAAGAGCATCGCGGCGCACTGCTGTCGAAGGTCGAGCGACGGCACGCCGTCGAGTCCAAGCTTTGCGGCGAGCAACGCCCCCGAGCCGGGGAACACGTAGTCCGGCGTCATCGTGTTGCCGGATCCCCGAACGCTGGAAGATCCATTCGTCGGAGGTATCCATGACGCGCGCCAAGTCCGCGTTGGAGACGGGCTTGCCGGGCACGTAGTGGCCGGTGCCGACGATCTCGAAGCCGAGGGAACGGACTCGGTGGGGAACGGCGATGGGAAGGGGTTCGGACACGGGGCGTTTTTAGCCCACTTTGTAGGCACCGTCCCGTGCTCAAGCTCGATTTCTACAACATGCTGAAATCGCTCACCATAAGTGACGATTGCAGAGCTAAGTCGCATGACTTATTGGTAGACGATGTTCGCGCCTCCCCCCAAACGCTCGCCGTCTTTCCTTGGACTCGCGCTCGTCGCCGTCACGTTCACCCTCGCCGGGTGTCAGCGAAAGGTCCCCGACGACATCGTCAAGAAGAGCCTCGAACAGGCGCTGCGGCGCGCCCCCGCGACGGCCACCGCGATGTGCGGCGCGAACGTGCGGGGCTTCTCAAGCTCGAAGATCGAGGTCGCGGAGCGCCGCAAAGACAACACCGGTGTCGCTCACATCAAGGGCAAGCCTTGGCTCGCCGCTGGCGCCCCCAACGACTGCGAGGGCGACATCGAATACGCCTACTCGTACAAGAGCCGCACCATCGGAAAGCGCACGACGACGACGTGGACGCTGGAGCACATCAAGCTGACAGCTGTTCAGACCAAAGGCGTGTCGTTCAAGCCCGTCGATGAAGCGCCCGACGACGCCGAGGATGATCCGGCAACGACCGCGTCGGCGGCAGCGCTCGCGCCCCCCGTGACGACCGCGAGCGTCGCGCCGGCGACGCCCACGCCCGTGGCCGTCGCAGCGCCCGGCAAGGCGACGCCCGCGGCCCCGGCGAAGGGCGCCGCCGCCCCGACGCCCGCCGTCACGCCGGCGCCGGCGGCGATCACCAGCGTGAGCGTCGAAGTGAAGAACGAATGCGCGACGAAGGTCGAGTATTGCGTTGCGTCCACCGGCAGCACGCTCAACACGTCGCTCGGCAGCAACACGTCAACGAGTCATTCGCTGAGCCCGGGCGCGCGCATCCAACTGAAGAAGGGCGGCAGCTGCGGCAGCACCGTCTTCACAGTGCCCGCTTCGAAGGACGGCCAGAAGGTCGTCATCTGCAAGCGTTGACGCGCGCGGCGAGGCCGCGGTCGATCAGTACCCTAAGTTCGGGCCCAACCAGCGCTCGACTTCGTCGACGCTCATTCCCTTGCGCTTCGCGTAGTCGGCCACCTGATCGCGATCGATCTTCCCGAGGCTGAAGTAGCGCGCCGCGGGGTGCGCGAAGTACAAGCCGCTGACGCTCGAGCCGGGCCACATGGCGAAGGACTCGGTGAGCGTCATGCCGGTTTTGCTCTCCACGTCGAGGAGCCGCCAGAGCGTTCCCTTCTCCGTGTGATCGGGGCAGGCCGGGTAGCCGGCGGCGGGGCGGATGCCTCGGTACTTCTCGGCGATGAGCTCTTGCGCCGTAAGCCGTTCGTCTTTCCCGTAGCCCCACTCGTCGCGCGCGCGCTTGTGGAGGCACTCGGCGAAGGCCTCCGCAAGCCGGTCTGCGAGGGCTTCCGCCATGATGGCGTTGTAGTCGTCGTGTTTCGCGCGGAAGCCGTCGCACAGCTCCTTCAAGCCAAAGCCCGTCGAGACGGCGAAGGCGCCGATGTGATCGGGCAGCTTCGTGGACGCGGGAGCTACGAAGTCGGCGAGGCACCGATGCGCCTTCTTCGCGTCGGTCCCCTCCCCTTGCTCGGTCTGCTGCCTCAAGAAGTGGAACGTCTCGAGGGCCGTGGTGCGCGACTCATCGGTGAACAGCGCGACGTCGTCGCCGACGGAATGGGCCGGGAAGATGCCGTAGACCGCGCGGGCGCGGAGGAGCTTCTTCTGAATGATTTCGTCGAGCAGCGCGTTCGCTTCTTCGAAGAGCTTCTTGGCCTGTTCGCCGTACTTCTCGTTCTCAAAGATCCGCGGATAGACGCCCTTGAGCTCCCACGTGTGGAAGAACGGCGTCCAGTCGATGAAGTCGCGGAGCGTCGCCAACGGAAAGTCGTCGAGGACCGTGACGCCGACAGCGGCAGGCCGCGGAACGTCTTCGCTCTTCCACTCGATGGGTGCCCGCATCATGCGCGCCTCCTCGAGCGACACGAGGCTCTTCTTCGGCGCGGCGTGCGCGCGCCGAAGCATCGCGTACTCCTCACGCGTCGCCGCGACGAAGGCCGCGCGCCCGTCGTCGCTCAAGAGGCTCGTCGTCACGGGCACCGCTCGGCTCGCGTCGAGCACGTGCACCACCGGCTCTGAGTAGTGAGGTGCGATCTTGACGGCCGTGTGCGCTCGGCTTGTGGTGGCGCCGCCGACCAGCAGCGGAACCTTGAACCCCTGGCGCTCCATCTCCTTCGCCACGTGGGTCATCTCGTCGAGGGAGGGCGTGATGAGTCCGCTCAAGCCGATGACGTCGGCCTTCTCGAGCTTGGCGCGCTCCAAGATCTTCTCGCAGGGCACCATGACGCCCATGTCGATGACCTCGAAGTTGTTGCAGGCCAAGACGACGCCGACGATGTTCTTGCCGATGTCATGAACATCGCCCTTCACCGTGGCGAGGACGATCTTTCCTTGCGCCTTCACGACCTGACCGGCGCGCTCCATCTCGGCCTTCTCGGCCTCCATGAAGGGCGTCAGGTAGGCCACGGCCTTCTTCATCACGCGGGCCGACTTGACCACCTGCGGCAGGAACATCTTTCCCGCACCGAAGAGATCGCCGACGACGCCCATGCCCACCATGAGCAAACCCTCGATGACGGCTAGCGGACGGCCGAGCTGCTTGCGCGCTTCCTCCGTGTCCTCGTCGATGTGCGTGTCGATGCCTTTGACGAGCGCGTGCGACAGCCGCTCGAAGGCGGTTCCCTTGCGCCACTCCTCTTCCTTGTCCTTCTTCTCTTGGGCCGTGGCGCCGGCGCTCTGGGCCTTCAATCGCTCGCCGAAGTCGACGAGGCGCTCGGTCGCGTCGGGGCGGCGGTTCAGCAGGACGTCGAGCACCAGGTCTCGCAGCGACGGCTCGATCTCTTCGTAGACCTCGAGCATCCCAGCGTTGACGATGCCCATGTCCATCCCCGCCCCAATCGCGTGGTAGAGGAAGGCCGAGTGCATCGCCTCGCGCACGTGGTTGTTGCCGCGGAAGCTGAAGGAGATGTTGGAGACGCCGCCGCTGATCTTGGCGTGGGGCAGGTGGTGCTTCACCCAGCGCGTCGCCTCGATGAAGTCGACGGCGTAGTTGTTGTGTTCGTCGATGCCCGTCGCGACGGTGAGGACGTTGGGGTCGAAGATGATGTCTTCCGGCGGGAAGCCCACTTGGTCGACGAGGATGCGGTAAGCACGCTCACAGATCCGAATCTTGTCGTCGAGTGTCGCCGCCTGGCCCTGCTCGTCGAAGGCCATGACCACCACCGCAGCGCCGTAGCGGAGGATCGCCCTGGCTTGCTCGATGAACTTCGCCTCGCCCTCTTTGAGCGAGATCGAGTTGACGATGCCTTTGCCCTGGAGGCACTTGAGGCCGGCCTCGATCACCTCCCACTTGGAGGAGTCGATCATGAAGGGGACCTTGGCAACCTCCGGCTCGCTGGCGAGAAGGAGGAGGAAGCGCGTCATGGCGCTCACGCCGTCGATCATTCCTTCGTCCATGCAGATATCGATGACGTTGGCGCCATTTTCAACCTGCTGCCGCGCGACGGCGACGGCCTCTTCGAACTTCCCCTCTTTGATGAGCTTCGCGAATTTCGGCGAGCCGGCAACGTTGGTTCGTTCGCCGATCATCATGAAGACGCCAGGCTGCTGGGTGAACGGCTGCGACCCCGACAGGCGCAACGGCAGCGGTCCTGGCGGCACTTGCGCTTGGACCTTTCTCACGGCGCCAAGCTCGCGCGGATGGCGTCCATCGAGCGCTTTGGCGATGGCCTCAATGTGTGCGGGGGTGTTGCCGCAGCAGCCACCGGCGATGTTGATGAGGCCGCCGTCGGCGAACTCGCGAAGGAAACGTCCCATGTCTGCCGGCTTGAGATCGAAGCCGGTCTCCGAGAGCGGGTTCGGGAGCCCGGCGTTCGGGTAACACGAGATGGCCGCGCTGGAGCGCTCCGAGAGCTCTGACAAGAACGGGTACATGAGGTCCGGCCCGAGCGAGCAGTTGAGGCCGACGGAGAGCGGCTTCACGTGGCTCACAGCGTTCCAAAAGGCCTCGACCGTCTGCGCCGAGATCATCGTCTCGCCGCCGCGCCCCACGGCCGCGGAGACCATGATGGGGAGCACGGTCCCATCTTTGGCGAAGACCTCCTGGATGGCCACGAGCGCCGCCTTCGCGTTGAGCGCGTCGAAGATCGTCTCCACGAGGAGCACGTCGACGCCTCCCTTGATGAGCGCGCGCACCTGCTCTGCGTAGGCCACCTTCACCTGATCGAAGGTCACGACGCGAAAGCCCGCGTCGTCGGCGTCGGGCGAGTTCGACAGCGATACGGTCAAAGGGCCGATGGCACCCGCGACGAAGCGCTGGCGACCGTCGGCGCTTCCAACGCGGTCCGCCCACTCGCGGCACTGCCGCGCCGAGGTCTCGTTGACCTCCCACGCGAGGTCGCGGAGAAACTTGTCTTCAATGATCTTCTCGTAGAACGCCGCGTCCTTGCGACCACCGTGCTCACGTGGGTCGTCGACGAAGAACTCGCTCTGACCGATGCTCGTCGCACCGAAGGTGTTCGTCTCGACGATGTCAGCGCCGGCTTCGAGGAAGCGGCGGTGAATGTCGCCGATCATCTTCGGCTGCGTCAGCGAGAAGAGATCGCCGTTGTTGAGGAGATCCTTCTTCGCGTCCGCGAAGCGTGCACCCCGAATGTCCGCCTCCTTCATCCCGTAGGTGCGGATGGTGGTGCCCATGGCGCCGTCGATGATGGCGATGCGCTGGGTGAGGAGCTTCTCGAGGGGGTGAAGTTGCGCGGTCATGGGCGGCCTTTGGCTTTGGTCTTGGCGGGTGATTTCTCGGCGATGCCGAGGACGACTTGAAAGTGGGGCTTCTTGGCCTCGCGCGACGCCACGTCGCAGGCTGCGACGCGGAGGCGCGCGTCTCTGAGCAGCTCGCGTAGCGCCGTTGGCGAGAAGCCGGCGTGACGCTCCCCGAAGGGAACCGTGAGCGCTTGCTGCTCGTGTTCGTCGAGCGAGAGGACGACAAGCCGTCCACCGGGTCTGAGCACGCGCGCGCACTCCGACACAACGCGCGGCGGAGCCTCCGCGTACGTGAGCGTGTGGAACAAGAGCACCGCGTCGAAGGACGCTTCAGCAAACGGCAGCGCCTGGGCGTCGGCAACGAGGGCGCGGGCGTGCGCGCTTCCGGCGAGCCTACGCCGCGCGGCGTCGATCATCTTCGCGCTGGTGTCGACGCACGTGAGCGTTCGGCAGTGCGGCGCGAGGTAACTGGCGGCCGCACCATCACCGGAGCCCGCGTCGAGGACGTCACCGAGGTCGAGGAGCGCGGCCATGCCGAAGGCGAGCGACTGCCACGTTCGTCCCGGCGAGTAGTGCCGATCCATGTTGCCAGCGAAGGCGTCGGGGAATTGACCGCGCTGCTCGGCGTCAAGCGTGGCGAGCCGCTGTTTGTCGCCTTCCAACGTGGGGTCGTCGGAGCTGACAGTAGCGTCGAGCAGGGCCTGGGCAGCGCTCGGCATGGTCGCCTTGGCGAGCGCATAGAACGACTGCTGACCGTCGCGGCGGTCGCGAACGAAGCCGGCTTCGCGCAAGCGCGCGAGGTGTGTCGAAACGCGCGACTGGGATAACCCCGTGACGCGAACCAAATCCGTGACGCGAAGCTCGCGCTCCCAAAGGAGCGCGCACAGCCTCAGGCGACTTTCGTCACCGAGGAGCGTGAGGGTCCCGACGGCTTCGGCGAGATTCATCGTCATATCCGGATTGGCGGATACGATGGTGGCGGCCCTCGGCGCCGCTGTCAATCGCCGGGGTCGGCGGCGCTGGGGCGTTCGGCGGCGCGACTGCCCGCTAGAGCGTCAGGCGGGCGAGTCCTTCAACTTCTTGGCCTTGTAAGCCTCGTAGACCATCGGCATGACGCTCAGCACGATGATGCCGATGACGACGAGCTCGAAGTTCTTCTTCACGACTTCCATCTGGCCAAAGAGGATGCCTGCGCCCATCATCGAGGTGACCCAGGCCACGGCGCCGACGACGTTGTAGACGATGAAGCGGCTGTAGTTCATGGCGCCGGCGCCCGCCACGAAGGGCGCGAAGGTCCGGACGATCGGGACGAAGCGGGCCAAAATGATGGTCTTGCCGCCGTACTTTTCGAAGAACTTCCCGGTCGCTTCGAGGTGCTTCTTGTTGAGCCACCGCGAGGTTTCGCTCTTCATGACGCGGGGGCCCGCGACCTTGCCAGCGTGGTAGTTGACGGTGTCGCCGGCGATGGCGCAAACGGTGAGGATGACGCCGAGGACGAGCGGGTTCAGGCCCGACTCGTTGCGCATCGAGATGGCGCCGGCGGCGAAGAGGAGCGAGTCGCCCGGCAAGAACGGCATCACGACGAAGCCGGTCTCGATGAAAATGATCGCCCCGAGGATCGCGTAGGACCAGCCGCCGTACGTCTGCGTGACGTAGTCCAGGTACTTGTCCAGATGCCGAATGATGTCGATAAGCTTGCGGACGCCGTCCATGGCGGGTCGGGATAGTCGCAACGGGGCGACCTGTCCACTCCGGCGCACATTTCGGCCTCCGGACCAAAGTCGCGCCGGCGGGAAGGCCGGCGTATCATCCCGCAGTGGCCGAAGGCGGGGAGCAGCCGGCGAAGCCGGGGGAGATCATCGACGGGCGTTACCGCATCGAGCGTTTGCTCGGCCGCGGTGGCATGGGTGAGGTGTACGCGGCCGAACACCTCACGCTGAAGATCCCCGTCGCCGTGAAGTTCCTCGTCTCGGCGAGCAGCCCCGATTCGGTGGAACGCTTCTCGCGCGAAGCTCAGATCGCCGCACGCCTCTCGAGCCCCCACGTCACGCGCGTCTTGGACGTCGCGACACCCCCGGGACGCTCGCCCTACCTCGTGATGGAGCTCTTGTCGGGCCGAGACCTCGACAGCGTGCTCAGCGAAGATGGGCCCATGGCCCTCGAGCAGGCCGTCGGGTACGTGCTCGAGGCCTGCGACGCGCTCGCGGAGGCGCATCAGAACGGCGTCATCCACCGGGACATCAAGCCTGGAAATCTCTTCCTCGCGCGTCAAGCCGATGGAACCAACGTCGTGAAGGTCCTCGACTTCGGTCTCTCGAAGGTCGCGGTCGATCCGCTTTCGGGCGCGAGCCTTTCGACGACGACCGCGGTCATGGGCTCGCCGGGCTACATGTCCCCCGAGCAACTGCGGAGCACCAAGAAGGTCGACGCGCGAACGGACAGCTGGGCGCTCGGGGTCGTGCTCTACGAACTCTTGTCGCAAAGGCTCCCGTTCCGCTTTGAATCGGCGTCGGACCTGCTCATCGCGATCGCGAGCGATCCGCACGTTCCGCTCCGCGAATGGCGCCCCGAGCTTCCCGTCAGCTTCGCCGCGGTTGTCGACAAGTGCCTCGCCAAGAAGGCCGACGACCGCTACCGCAACGTGCTCGAGTTGGCGCAGGCGTTGGCGCCATTTTCGGCCTCAACCTCGGCCCGAATGATGGCCAGCATCGTGCGGCGCGCGAGCCCCGCGGCGCCGCTATCGAGCCCTGCGATCGCAGCGCTGCGAGACGCGGTGTCACCGGCGGCGACGACGCAGATGGCCGTCTCGAGCACGGTCCGAACGAACCGGACACGGGCCGGCGCCGCGGCCATTGTCGCCCTCGCGGTGTTCGCGGGAGCTGGCGTCGCGGCGTGGCGCATGAGCGTCACGACCACGATCCCCGAGGCGAGACCTGCCGCGGCGGATTTGCCGACGGTGGTATCCGGCGCGGCCGCGCCTCCGACCTCGACCTCGACCTCGAACATTTCTGGACGGAGTCCCGGAGGGTCGGAGGAAAGGCATGTCGACGGGTCCGCTGGGACCCTAGTCACCCCGACCCCGACCCCGACCCCGACCCCAACCTCGACCCCGCTCTCTGCGCGGACGGGTGCGCCTCCCGCAACGCCCAATCCCGGCAGCGTCGTTCGGGTTCGACCCACGGCGGAGAAGCCGCCGTCCACCAAGCCTGCGACGAGCGCGCCATCGACGGCAAAACCCAGTGTGTATTCCAAGGAGATGTGAGCCATGCGCCTTCGTCCTCGATCGGCGTGCCCCCGCATGGCGGCCTCCGTGATCGCGCTTGCTGCGGCCCTTTCTGCGGCCCCCGCTTTCGCGCAGAACGCTGCGGCCGTGTTCCAAGAGGCGCTGAAGGCATCGGAGCGCGGCGACGCAGCGGCGGCGTGTCGGCTCTTTCAAGCAAGCTACGCCTTGGAGGCCAGCGACGGGACGGCCCTGAACATCGGGGGTTGCCGAGAAACCGACGGCGATTTCGTCGGCGCCTACAACGTGTTCGCAGAGGTCTCCGTGCGCGCCGAGAAGGCCGGCCGCAAGGACCGCGTCGAAATCGCCATGCAGCGAATGAAGGCGCTCGAGACGAAGGTGGCCCTGGTGGCCGTTCGGCTCGGTGCCATGGGGCCGGATCGAACCGTGTCACTCGACAAGAAGGTGACCCCACTTTTGCTGTCGCTACCGGTCGCCGTCAGCGCCGGCCCGCACCTCGTCGAGGTCAGCGGGAAGGGCGGTCTCGTCGCGAGCCGCACGCTGAACGCGGCGGTCGGCGAAACGGCGCTCCTCGACGCCGCCCTGCCGCTCTCGGTCGAGCCTCCGCCGTCCGCGGCCCCACCGCCGGAACGGGTTTCCCCCGCGCAAAGCGACAGCGCCTCGCGGAAGACCGTCGGCTTCGTCGTCGCTGGCGTGGGCTTGGTGTCGCTCGGCGCATGCGCCGTGACGGGCATCATGGCCTTGGGCAAGAAGTCCGACGCCGACGCGGCGCAGAAGCAGTTTGACCGCGCGGCCTTCGACGCGAGCACCAACGACGGCAAGAGCCTCGCGACGCTCTCGACGGTGACCGGCATCGTCGGCGCTGTCGCCACAGGCGTCGGGGTCTACCTCGTGGTCACGTCGCCGACGAGCACGACCGTCGGTAGCGTGCGCCTTGTGCCGCTCGCGGGGCGCGTCAACGGCGCGAGCTTGTCGGCGACGTTCTGAGTTCGCACACGTCCGTCACGCGAGATCGCGGCCCTCGCCGATGAGGTGCGCCGCCAGCGAGACGAGGCCCGCCAAGTCGTCGAGCTCCGTCGTGAGATGCGGGGTGGCCACGGCGGGTTTGCCGCGCTGACGATCGCGCAACAATCCGAGCAGCTTGCGATCGCGCTCCGCGCGCGCCAACTCTTGCACCGCGAGTGGTCGCATCTTCTCGACGACACGCAGTTCGACGTCGGAGTCACCGAGGGCGCTCGGATGCTCGAGCCCGCGCGTATAAGCCCAGCTCCGGTTGAGCACAGTCCCCTCGAAGGGCAGCTCGAGCTCCCGAAGCTTCTCCTCAAAGAAGGCCGCCTCACGGAGCGCCCCCGGCTCGGGACTCGAGACGAGGACGAACGCCGTTTGATCCGAGCGAAGCAGCTCGCGCACGCTCCCGGCGTGCTGACGCATGGGATCGAACATGCTGGAAAACCGCTCGAGGAACTCCTGAAGCTCGGCCCAGAAGGACTCGCCGAGGACGCGTGTGAAGACGTTGCGAACCACCGCGGCGGCGCCGCCATAGACGAAGCCGCGCTTCTCGGCGCCGGGCAAGAAGAGCCCTAGGACACGCTCGTCCAAGAACATCGAGAGCTTCCGGGGCGCCTCCAGGAACGCGAGCGCGTTCCGCGACGGAGG from Myxococcales bacterium includes these protein-coding regions:
- the metH gene encoding methionine synthase: MTAQLHPLEKLLTQRIAIIDGAMGTTIRTYGMKEADIRGARFADAKKDLLNNGDLFSLTQPKMIGDIHRRFLEAGADIVETNTFGATSIGQSEFFVDDPREHGGRKDAAFYEKIIEDKFLRDLAWEVNETSARQCREWADRVGSADGRQRFVAGAIGPLTVSLSNSPDADDAGFRVVTFDQVKVAYAEQVRALIKGGVDVLLVETIFDALNAKAALVAIQEVFAKDGTVLPIMVSAAVGRGGETMISAQTVEAFWNAVSHVKPLSVGLNCSLGPDLMYPFLSELSERSSAAISCYPNAGLPNPLSETGFDLKPADMGRFLREFADGGLINIAGGCCGNTPAHIEAIAKALDGRHPRELGAVRKVQAQVPPGPLPLRLSGSQPFTQQPGVFMMIGERTNVAGSPKFAKLIKEGKFEEAVAVARQQVENGANVIDICMDEGMIDGVSAMTRFLLLLASEPEVAKVPFMIDSSKWEVIEAGLKCLQGKGIVNSISLKEGEAKFIEQARAILRYGAAVVVMAFDEQGQAATLDDKIRICERAYRILVDQVGFPPEDIIFDPNVLTVATGIDEHNNYAVDFIEATRWVKHHLPHAKISGGVSNISFSFRGNNHVREAMHSAFLYHAIGAGMDMGIVNAGMLEVYEEIEPSLRDLVLDVLLNRRPDATERLVDFGERLKAQSAGATAQEKKDKEEEWRKGTAFERLSHALVKGIDTHIDEDTEEARKQLGRPLAVIEGLLMVGMGVVGDLFGAGKMFLPQVVKSARVMKKAVAYLTPFMEAEKAEMERAGQVVKAQGKIVLATVKGDVHDIGKNIVGVVLACNNFEVIDMGVMVPCEKILERAKLEKADVIGLSGLITPSLDEMTHVAKEMERQGFKVPLLVGGATTSRAHTAVKIAPHYSEPVVHVLDASRAVPVTTSLLSDDGRAAFVAATREEYAMLRRAHAAPKKSLVSLEEARMMRAPIEWKSEDVPRPAAVGVTVLDDFPLATLRDFIDWTPFFHTWELKGVYPRIFENEKYGEQAKKLFEEANALLDEIIQKKLLRARAVYGIFPAHSVGDDVALFTDESRTTALETFHFLRQQTEQGEGTDAKKAHRCLADFVAPASTKLPDHIGAFAVSTGFGLKELCDGFRAKHDDYNAIMAEALADRLAEAFAECLHKRARDEWGYGKDERLTAQELIAEKYRGIRPAAGYPACPDHTEKGTLWRLLDVESKTGMTLTESFAMWPGSSVSGLYFAHPAARYFSLGKIDRDQVADYAKRKGMSVDEVERWLGPNLGY
- a CDS encoding metalloregulator ArsR/SmtB family transcription factor, producing the protein MNLAEAVGTLTLLGDESRLRLCALLWERELRVTDLVRVTGLSQSRVSTHLARLREAGFVRDRRDGQQSFYALAKATMPSAAQALLDATVSSDDPTLEGDKQRLATLDAEQRGQFPDAFAGNMDRHYSPGRTWQSLAFGMAALLDLGDVLDAGSGDGAAASYLAPHCRTLTCVDTSAKMIDAARRRLAGSAHARALVADAQALPFAEASFDAVLLFHTLTYAEAPPRVVSECARVLRPGGRLVVLSLDEHEQQALTVPFGERHAGFSPTALRELLRDARLRVAACDVASREAKKPHFQVVLGIAEKSPAKTKAKGRP
- a CDS encoding DedA family protein; translation: MDGVRKLIDIIRHLDKYLDYVTQTYGGWSYAILGAIIFIETGFVVMPFLPGDSLLFAAGAISMRNESGLNPLVLGVILTVCAIAGDTVNYHAGKVAGPRVMKSETSRWLNKKHLEATGKFFEKYGGKTIILARFVPIVRTFAPFVAGAGAMNYSRFIVYNVVGAVAWVTSMMGAGILFGQMEVVKKNFELVVIGIIVLSVMPMVYEAYKAKKLKDSPA
- a CDS encoding protein kinase, translating into MAEGGEQPAKPGEIIDGRYRIERLLGRGGMGEVYAAEHLTLKIPVAVKFLVSASSPDSVERFSREAQIAARLSSPHVTRVLDVATPPGRSPYLVMELLSGRDLDSVLSEDGPMALEQAVGYVLEACDALAEAHQNGVIHRDIKPGNLFLARQADGTNVVKVLDFGLSKVAVDPLSGASLSTTTAVMGSPGYMSPEQLRSTKKVDARTDSWALGVVLYELLSQRLPFRFESASDLLIAIASDPHVPLREWRPELPVSFAAVVDKCLAKKADDRYRNVLELAQALAPFSASTSARMMASIVRRASPAAPLSSPAIAALRDAVSPAATTQMAVSSTVRTNRTRAGAAAIVALAVFAGAGVAAWRMSVTTTIPEARPAAADLPTVVSGAAAPPTSTSTSNISGRSPGGSEERHVDGSAGTLVTPTPTPTPTPTSTPLSARTGAPPATPNPGSVVRVRPTAEKPPSTKPATSAPSTAKPSVYSKEM
- a CDS encoding ArsA family ATPase, translated to MRAPEGSTFLAPLVATKKVLVCCGAGGVGKTTTSAALGFAAGLAGRRALVLTIDPARRLAEAMGIPAGSREPVRVPRERLVAAAETYRPGGTVGDVDAWMLAPAVVFEELVRRVAPDPERARVVLSSRLYRHLSEVVAGMQEYTAAEALYSLSSSGKYDLIVLDTPPSRNALAFLEAPRKLSMFLDERVLGLFLPGAEKRGFVYGGAAAVVRNVFTRVLGESFWAELQEFLERFSSMFDPMRQHAGSVRELLRSDQTAFVLVSSPEPGALREAAFFEEKLRELELPFEGTVLNRSWAYTRGLEHPSALGDSDVELRVVEKMRPLAVQELARAERDRKLLGLLRDRQRGKPAVATPHLTTELDDLAGLVSLAAHLIGEGRDLA